The nucleotide window TTTATTGAAAAGGGCCTTAAAGCCCCTTTTAATCCCTATCTGCTGATAAAGGATGATTTTAGAATTTCAAAAGTATTGTTAAAAAGGTTTTTCATGTTTTTAATAAATTTAAGCAAAAAAAGCTAGTATAACAAAAACGGATAAAACTAATGAAAAAAGAACAGCAATTCATACTAATCTAAGATTCTTTAATCCTTGCTTATCAACAATAACTCTGTTTGAAAAAGCATTTAAATTATGATTGGAAAAAAGAGTAAAAACTTTTTCTAAATTCAATTAATTTTTATTATCTACTAGAAAATTTTTTTATTTCTATAGTATCCGCATTCACAAACTCTATGAAATTTTACATATTTTGCACATTTAGAACACTGTAATAAAGGAAGAAAATCTTTAATACCAGAATGAGAATTTCTCATTCTTTTTTTAGTTTTAGAAACTCTTCTCGGAGAGACAGCCATAAAAAACCTAAATTAAGACAATAACCTTAATTTTTTAGACAAAAAAGCTCCAATCCCAGCTACTAATCCACCA belongs to Mycoplasma parvum str. Indiana and includes:
- the rpmF gene encoding 50S ribosomal protein L32 — encoded protein: MAVSPRRVSKTKKRMRNSHSGIKDFLPLLQCSKCAKYVKFHRVCECGYYRNKKIF